Proteins from a genomic interval of Falco rusticolus isolate bFalRus1 chromosome 7, bFalRus1.pri, whole genome shotgun sequence:
- the STYX gene encoding serine/threonine/tyrosine-interacting protein, producing the protein MELAKPAFPALPQAKEDSEDWTYPMRREMQEILPGLFLGPYSSAMKSKLPILQKHGITHVICIRQNIEANFIKPNFQQLFRYLVLDIADNPVENIIRFFPMTKEFIDGSLQSGGKVLVHGNAGISRSAALVIAYIMETFGVKYRDAFTYVQERRFCINPNAGFVHQLQEYEAIYLAKLTIQMMSPLQLERSLSVPPGSTGSLKRMHEEDEELGTMQVAAAQNG; encoded by the exons gATTGGACCTATCCCATGAGGAGAGAGATGCAG GAAATTTTACCTGGGTTATTTTTAGGCCCATATTCTTCAGCTATGAAAAGCAAG CTACCTATACTTCAGAAACATGGAATAACCCATGTAATATGCATACGACAAAACATTGAAGCAAATTTTATTAAACCAAACTTCCAACAGTTATTTAG GTATTTAGTCTTGGATATTGCAGATAATCCAGTTGAGAATATAATACGTTTTTTCCCTATG actAAAGAATTTATTGATGGAAGTTTACAAAGCGGAG gaAAAGTTCTTGTCCATGGAAATGCAGGGATTTCTAGAAG tgctgccttAGTTATTGCATACATAATGGAAACATTTGGGGTGAAGTACAG ggACGCATTTACTTATGTTCAAGAAAGAAGATTCTGTATTAATCCTAATGCTGGATTTGTCCATCAACTtcag GAATATGAAGCCATCTATCTAGCAAAATTAACCATCCAGATGATGTCACCACTGCAGTTGGAGAGATCCCTCTCGGTTCCACCTGGTTCTACAG GAAGTTTAAAGCGAATGcatgaagaggatgaagaacTTGGAACCATGCaagtggcagcagcacagaatgGATGA